In Phragmites australis chromosome 16, lpPhrAust1.1, whole genome shotgun sequence, one DNA window encodes the following:
- the LOC133896088 gene encoding zinc finger CCCH domain-containing protein 43-like encodes MSDDWWKKMRKEIPGCGKFKDKGLQNEDELKIMFEDLRNTGDDHFCASSGVIPQSPNGGSNGGDEEAESDDDSEPEEITPSGKGKGKRPSGDDKDKGKRAKTSGGKWIEDQISKIVSLNERSTASVESMARREDNSGCSIKEVMAIVKECGAIPGTKQHFIASELFTKRAEREMFMTLDTPEDRFAWLTMKHFVKYGPV; translated from the exons ATGAGCGACGATTGGtggaagaagatgagaaaa GAAATTCCAGGATGTGGCAAGTTTAAAGACAAGGGACTTCAAAATGAAGATGAGTTGAAGATTATGTTTGAAGACCTTCGTAATACAGGTGATGACCACTTTTGTGCTTCATCAGGTGTAATTCCTCAAAGTCCTAATGGTGGCTCGAATGGTGGTGATGAGGAGGCTGAGTCAGATGATGACAGTGAGCCAGAAGAAATAACACCAAGTGGCAAGGGCAAAGGCAAGAGACCTAGTGGTGATGACAAAGACAAGGGAAAAAGAGCGAAGACAAGTGGAGGCAAGTGGATAGAAGACCAAATTAGTAAAATTGTGTCCTTAAATGAGAGGTCTACAGCTTCTGTTGAGTCAATGGCAAGAAGGGAGGACAACTCAGGGTGTTCCATCAAGGAAGTAATGGCCATTGTGAAGGAGTGTGGTGCTATTCCTGGTACAAAGCAACACTTCATTGCTTCTGAATTATTCACTAAGAGAGCTGAGAGGGAGATGTTTATGACTTTGGACACTCCAGAAGACCGGTTTGCCTGGCTCACTATGAAGCACTTTGTCAAATATGGTCCTGTGTAA